One window of Kosakonia cowanii JCM 10956 = DSM 18146 genomic DNA carries:
- the metH gene encoding methionine synthase, with product MSNNVEQLKQQLSERILVLDGGMGTMIQSYRLSEQDFRGERFADWPCDLKGNNDLLVLSKPQVIADIHDAYFAAGADIIETNTFNSTTIAMADYQMESLSAEINFAAAKLARASADKWTAQTPDKPRYVAGVLGPTNRTASISPDVNDPAFRNVSFDQLVTAYRESTRALVEGGADLIMIETVFDTLNAKAAIFAVKEEFDALGIDLPIMISGTITDASGRTLSGQTTEAFYNSLRHADALTFGLNCALGPDELRQYVQELSRIAECYVTAHPNAGLPNAFGEYDLDADTMAAQIGEWAQAGFLNIVGGCCGTTPEHIAAMSRAVAGVPPRKLPELPVACRLAGLEPLNIGDESLFVNVGERTNVTGSAKFKRLIKEEKYNEALDVARQQVESGAQIIDINMDEGMLDAEAAMVRFLNLIAGEPDIARVPIMIDSSKWEVIEKGLKCIQGKGIVNSISMKEGVDAFIHHAKLVRRYGAAVVVMAFDEVGQADTRARKIEICRRAYQILTQEVGFPPEDIIFDPNIFAVATGIEEHNNYAQDFIGACEDIKRELPHALISGGVSNVSFSFRGNDPVREAIHAVFLYYAIRNGMDMGIVNAGQLAIYDDLPAELRDGVEDVILNRRDDATERMLDLAEKYRGSKGADEGAAAQQAEWRSWEVKKRLEYSLVKGITEFIEQDTEEARQLAARPIEVIEGPLMDGMNVVGDLFGEGKMFLPQVVKSARVMKQAVAYLEPYIEASKEKGSSNGKMVIATVKGDVHDIGKNIVGVVLQCNNYEIIDLGVMVPADKILKTAREVNADLIGLSGLITPSLDEMVNVAKEMERQGFTIPLLIGGATTSKAHTAVKIEQNYSGPTVYVQNASRTVGVVSALLSATQHDDFVARTRKEYETVRIQHARKKPRTPPVTLQAARENDLAFDWASYTPPVAHRLGVQEVTASIETLRNYIDWTPFFMTWSLAGKYPRILEDEVVGEEAKRLFADANEMLDMLGAEKRLNPRGVVGLFPANRVGDDVEIYQDETRTELLALGCHLRQQTEKIGFANYCLADFVAPKQSGKADYIGAFAVTGGLEEDALADAYDAAHDDYNKIMVKAIADRLAEAFAEYLHERVRKVYWGYAPYENLSNEVLIRENYQGIRPAPGYPACPEHTEKGTIWQLLDVEKHTGMKLTESFAMWPGASVSGWYFSHPESKYFAVAQIQRDQVEDYARRKGMSVPEVERWLASHLGYDAD from the coding sequence GTGAGCAACAACGTTGAGCAACTGAAACAGCAGTTAAGTGAACGCATTCTGGTTCTGGATGGGGGCATGGGCACCATGATCCAGAGCTATCGTTTAAGTGAACAGGATTTCCGCGGCGAGCGTTTCGCCGACTGGCCCTGCGATCTGAAAGGTAACAATGACTTGCTGGTTCTCAGCAAACCGCAGGTGATTGCTGATATCCACGATGCCTACTTTGCAGCCGGCGCGGATATCATTGAAACCAACACCTTTAACTCCACCACCATCGCCATGGCGGATTACCAGATGGAATCCCTGTCGGCGGAGATCAACTTTGCTGCCGCGAAGCTGGCGCGTGCCAGCGCCGATAAGTGGACCGCGCAGACGCCGGATAAACCGCGCTATGTAGCCGGCGTGCTCGGCCCAACCAACCGCACAGCCTCCATTTCGCCAGACGTTAACGACCCGGCGTTTCGTAATGTCTCCTTCGATCAGTTGGTTACTGCCTATCGCGAATCAACCCGCGCGCTGGTGGAGGGGGGAGCCGATCTGATCATGATCGAAACGGTGTTCGATACCCTCAACGCCAAAGCGGCGATCTTCGCGGTAAAAGAGGAGTTCGACGCGCTGGGTATCGATCTGCCGATCATGATCTCCGGCACCATTACCGACGCTTCCGGGCGTACGCTCTCCGGGCAAACCACCGAAGCGTTCTATAACTCCCTGCGCCATGCCGATGCGCTCACCTTCGGGCTCAACTGTGCGCTGGGGCCGGACGAGTTGCGCCAGTATGTGCAGGAACTGTCGCGCATTGCCGAGTGTTACGTCACCGCGCACCCGAACGCCGGTTTACCGAATGCGTTTGGTGAATACGATCTCGACGCCGACACCATGGCGGCGCAAATCGGTGAATGGGCGCAGGCCGGTTTCCTTAACATTGTCGGCGGCTGCTGCGGCACCACGCCGGAACATATTGCGGCGATGAGCCGCGCGGTTGCTGGTGTGCCGCCGCGCAAACTGCCGGAGCTACCCGTTGCCTGCCGTCTCGCTGGTCTTGAGCCGCTCAACATCGGCGATGAGAGCCTGTTTGTGAACGTCGGCGAACGGACGAACGTTACCGGCTCAGCCAAATTCAAGCGCCTGATTAAAGAAGAGAAGTACAACGAAGCGCTGGATGTCGCTCGCCAACAGGTGGAAAGCGGCGCGCAGATTATCGATATCAATATGGATGAAGGGATGCTCGACGCCGAAGCGGCGATGGTGCGTTTCCTCAACCTGATTGCCGGCGAGCCAGATATTGCCCGCGTGCCCATCATGATCGACTCCTCCAAGTGGGAGGTGATTGAAAAAGGGCTGAAGTGCATCCAGGGCAAGGGCATTGTTAACTCCATCTCAATGAAAGAGGGCGTTGACGCCTTTATTCATCACGCGAAGCTGGTGCGCCGCTATGGCGCAGCGGTGGTGGTGATGGCCTTTGATGAAGTGGGCCAGGCGGATACCCGCGCGCGCAAGATTGAGATTTGCCGTCGCGCATACCAGATTTTGACTCAGGAAGTGGGTTTCCCGCCGGAAGATATTATTTTCGACCCCAACATCTTCGCCGTAGCGACGGGGATCGAAGAGCACAACAACTATGCGCAGGACTTTATCGGTGCCTGCGAAGATATCAAACGCGAGTTACCCCACGCGCTGATCTCCGGCGGCGTGTCGAACGTCTCCTTCTCGTTTCGCGGTAACGACCCGGTGCGTGAAGCGATTCACGCCGTCTTCCTCTATTACGCCATTCGTAACGGTATGGATATGGGCATCGTCAACGCCGGTCAGCTGGCGATTTATGACGATCTGCCCGCCGAGCTGCGCGATGGGGTAGAAGATGTGATCCTTAATCGCCGCGACGATGCCACCGAGCGCATGCTGGACCTGGCAGAGAAGTATCGCGGCAGTAAAGGAGCCGATGAGGGTGCCGCCGCCCAGCAGGCGGAGTGGCGCAGCTGGGAGGTGAAAAAGCGCCTCGAATATTCGCTGGTAAAAGGCATCACCGAATTTATTGAGCAGGATACCGAAGAGGCCCGCCAGCTGGCCGCACGCCCCATCGAAGTGATTGAAGGGCCGCTGATGGACGGCATGAACGTGGTCGGCGATCTGTTTGGCGAGGGCAAAATGTTCCTGCCGCAGGTGGTGAAATCCGCCCGCGTGATGAAGCAGGCGGTGGCCTATCTGGAGCCCTACATCGAAGCCAGTAAAGAGAAGGGCAGCAGCAACGGCAAGATGGTGATCGCCACGGTAAAAGGCGATGTACACGATATCGGCAAGAACATCGTTGGCGTGGTGCTGCAGTGCAACAACTACGAAATTATCGATCTTGGCGTGATGGTGCCGGCGGATAAAATCCTCAAAACCGCCCGCGAAGTGAATGCCGATTTGATTGGTCTTTCCGGCCTTATCACTCCTTCGCTCGATGAGATGGTCAACGTGGCGAAAGAGATGGAGCGTCAGGGCTTCACCATTCCGCTGCTGATTGGCGGCGCGACCACCTCGAAAGCCCATACGGCGGTCAAAATCGAACAGAACTACAGCGGGCCGACGGTCTACGTGCAGAACGCTTCGCGCACCGTCGGCGTGGTCTCTGCGCTGCTCTCTGCCACGCAGCACGATGATTTTGTCGCCCGCACCCGCAAAGAGTATGAAACGGTGCGCATCCAGCACGCGCGTAAAAAACCGCGTACGCCGCCGGTGACGCTGCAGGCCGCGCGCGAAAACGATCTCGCATTCGACTGGGCGAGCTATACGCCGCCGGTTGCGCATCGGTTAGGTGTGCAGGAGGTCACGGCCAGTATTGAGACGCTGCGTAACTACATCGACTGGACGCCCTTCTTTATGACCTGGTCGCTGGCGGGCAAATATCCGCGCATCCTCGAAGATGAGGTGGTGGGGGAAGAGGCAAAACGGCTCTTTGCCGATGCCAACGAGATGCTCGATATGCTCGGCGCAGAAAAGCGGCTCAACCCGCGCGGCGTGGTTGGCTTATTTCCGGCGAACCGCGTCGGCGATGACGTCGAGATCTACCAGGATGAAACCCGCACAGAACTGCTGGCGCTGGGCTGCCATCTGCGCCAGCAGACGGAAAAAATCGGCTTTGCTAACTACTGCCTCGCCGATTTTGTCGCGCCGAAACAGAGCGGTAAAGCGGACTACATTGGCGCTTTCGCCGTGACCGGCGGGCTGGAAGAGGACGCGCTGGCAGACGCCTACGACGCCGCGCACGACGACTACAACAAAATCATGGTCAAAGCGATAGCCGATCGGCTGGCGGAGGCCTTTGCCGAGTATCTCCATGAGCGGGTACGCAAAGTCTACTGGGGCTATGCGCCGTATGAAAACCTCAGCAACGAGGTGCTGATCCGCGAAAATTACCAGGGTATCCGCCCGGCGCCGGGATATCCGGCCTGCCCGGAGCACACGGAAAAAGGGACCATCTGGCAACTGCTGGATGTGGAAAAACATACCGGCATGAAGCTGACGGAGTCCTTCGCCATGTGGCCGGGTGCCTCGGTCTCCGGCTGGTATTTCAGCCATCCAGAGAGTAAATATTTCGCGGTGGCGCAAATTCAGCGTGATCAGGTGGAAGATTACGCACGTCGCAAGGGGATGAGTGTGCCGGAAGTGGAACGCTGGCTGGCGTCCCATTTAGGTTACGATGCGGATTAA
- the iclR gene encoding glyoxylate bypass operon transcriptional repressor IclR gives MVASVPAKRGRKAAAPAAPAGGQVQSLTRGLKLLEWIAESHSSVALTELAQQAGLPNSTTHRLLTTMQQLGFVRQVGELGHWAIGAHAFIVGSSFLQSRNLMAIVHPILRKLMEESGETVNLAVLDKSDHQAIIIDQVQCTQLMRMSAPIGGKLPMHASGAGKAFLSRLDDEQVGNLLHRQGLHAYTHATLVSPLHLKEDLAQTRKRGYSFDDEEHALGLRCVAACIFDEHGEPFAAISISGPISRITDDRVTELGAMVIRAAKEVTLAYGGIRT, from the coding sequence ATGGTCGCTTCCGTCCCCGCAAAACGTGGCAGAAAAGCCGCTGCTCCCGCCGCGCCCGCTGGCGGGCAGGTGCAATCCTTAACGCGCGGCCTGAAATTGCTTGAGTGGATCGCCGAATCACATAGCAGCGTCGCGCTGACCGAACTGGCGCAGCAGGCCGGTTTACCCAACTCCACTACTCACCGTTTATTGACTACCATGCAGCAGCTGGGCTTTGTCCGCCAGGTCGGCGAACTGGGGCACTGGGCGATTGGCGCGCACGCCTTTATCGTCGGCAGCAGCTTTCTGCAAAGCCGTAACCTGATGGCGATTGTGCACCCGATTCTGCGCAAGCTGATGGAGGAGTCGGGCGAGACGGTTAACCTGGCGGTGCTGGATAAGAGCGATCATCAGGCGATCATTATCGATCAAGTGCAGTGTACGCAGTTGATGCGCATGTCGGCACCGATTGGCGGCAAATTGCCGATGCACGCCTCCGGCGCGGGGAAAGCGTTTCTTTCGCGGCTGGATGATGAGCAGGTCGGTAATCTGTTGCATCGCCAGGGGCTGCACGCTTACACCCACGCCACGCTGGTGTCGCCGCTGCATCTGAAAGAGGATCTCGCCCAGACGCGTAAACGCGGCTACTCCTTTGATGATGAAGAGCATGCGCTCGGCCTGCGCTGCGTCGCCGCCTGCATCTTTGACGAGCATGGCGAACCGTTCGCCGCCATCTCCATCTCCGGGCCGATTTCGCGCATCACCGACGATCGCGTCACGGAATTGGGCGCGATGGTGATCCGCGCGGCAAAAGAGGTGACGCTGGCTTACGGCGGCATCCGCACCTAA
- the aceK gene encoding bifunctional isocitrate dehydrogenase kinase/phosphatase, which produces MSRGLALLIAQTILQGFDAQYGRFLEVTAGAQQRFEQADWHAVQQAMKQRIHLYDHHVGLVVEQLRCITDSQHPDVEFLQEVKAHYTQLLPDYPRFEIAESFFNSVYCRLFDHRSLSPERLFIFSSQPERRFRTIPRPLAKAFWPERGWEVLLTKVLSDLPLRLPWQDKARDVRYISAHLLEAFGMDALNHAHLQVANELFYRNKAAWLVGKLITPAGTLPFLLPIHRSDEGELFVDTCLTTHAEASIVFGFARSYFMVYAPLPAATVEWLREILPGKTTAELYMAIGCQKHAKTESYREYLHYVTNSDEQFIEAPGIRGMVMLVFTLPGFDRVFKVIKDVFPPQKEMSAAHVRACYQLVKEHDRVGRMADTQEFENFVLEKRQIAPPLMALLLEQAPGKITDLGDRIAISHLYIERRMVPLNLWFEQVKGQQLRDAVEEYGNAIRQLAAANIFPGDMLFKNFGVTRHGRVVFYDYDEICYMTEVNFRDIPAPRYPEDELSAEPWYSFAPGDVFPEEFRHWLCADPEIGPLFEEMHADLFRADYWRGLQARIRQGHVEDVYAYRKRQRFCIRFAQSTLRQAG; this is translated from the coding sequence ATGTCGCGTGGCCTGGCGTTGTTAATTGCACAAACCATCCTGCAGGGTTTTGACGCGCAGTATGGGCGCTTTCTGGAAGTGACCGCCGGGGCGCAGCAGCGCTTTGAGCAGGCGGACTGGCACGCCGTGCAGCAGGCGATGAAACAGCGTATCCACCTCTACGATCACCACGTCGGTCTGGTGGTGGAGCAGTTGCGCTGTATCACCGACAGCCAGCATCCGGACGTGGAATTTTTGCAAGAGGTGAAAGCGCACTACACGCAGCTGCTGCCCGACTATCCCCGCTTTGAAATTGCCGAAAGCTTCTTTAACTCGGTCTATTGCCGCTTGTTTGATCATCGCTCCCTGTCACCCGAGCGGCTTTTCATCTTCAGTTCGCAGCCCGAACGCCGTTTTCGCACCATTCCGCGCCCGCTGGCGAAAGCCTTCTGGCCGGAGCGTGGCTGGGAAGTGCTGCTGACAAAAGTGTTATCGGATCTGCCGCTGCGGCTGCCGTGGCAGGACAAAGCGCGTGACGTGCGTTATATCAGCGCTCACCTGCTGGAAGCCTTTGGCATGGATGCGCTCAACCATGCGCATTTACAGGTAGCGAACGAGCTTTTCTACCGCAACAAGGCCGCCTGGCTGGTAGGCAAACTCATCACCCCGGCGGGAACGCTGCCGTTTCTGCTGCCAATCCATCGCAGCGACGAGGGGGAGCTGTTTGTTGATACCTGCCTCACCACGCACGCCGAAGCGAGCATCGTATTTGGCTTCGCCCGCTCCTACTTTATGGTTTATGCGCCGCTCCCGGCGGCTACCGTCGAGTGGCTGCGCGAGATCCTGCCGGGCAAAACCACCGCCGAGCTCTATATGGCGATTGGCTGCCAGAAGCATGCGAAAACAGAGAGTTACCGCGAATATCTCCACTACGTCACTAACAGTGATGAGCAGTTTATCGAAGCGCCTGGCATTCGCGGCATGGTGATGCTGGTGTTTACCCTGCCGGGGTTCGATCGCGTCTTCAAAGTGATCAAAGATGTCTTCCCGCCGCAAAAAGAGATGAGCGCTGCCCATGTGCGCGCCTGCTATCAACTGGTAAAGGAGCACGATCGCGTCGGGCGCATGGCAGATACTCAGGAGTTTGAAAATTTTGTGCTGGAGAAGCGGCAGATTGCGCCGCCGTTAATGGCGCTGCTGCTGGAGCAGGCGCCGGGCAAAATCACCGATCTTGGCGATCGGATTGCCATCAGCCATCTCTACATCGAACGGCGCATGGTGCCGCTCAATCTCTGGTTCGAGCAGGTGAAAGGCCAGCAACTGCGCGACGCGGTGGAGGAGTATGGCAATGCCATCCGCCAGCTTGCCGCCGCCAATATTTTCCCCGGCGATATGCTGTTTAAAAACTTCGGCGTGACGCGCCACGGCCGGGTGGTCTTTTATGATTACGACGAAATCTGCTACATGACGGAAGTGAATTTCCGCGATATCCCCGCCCCGCGATACCCGGAAGATGAGCTGAGCGCCGAGCCGTGGTACAGCTTCGCGCCGGGCGATGTCTTTCCTGAAGAGTTTCGCCACTGGCTCTGCGCCGACCCGGAGATCGGCCCGCTGTTTGAAGAGATGCACGCCGATCTCTTTCGCGCCGACTACTGGCGTGGTTTGCAGGCGCGCATTCGTCAGGGGCACGTGGAGGATGTCTACGCCTACCGCAAACGCCAGCGCTTCTGCATTCGCTTCGCCCAAAGCACGCTGCGGCAGGCGGGTTAA
- the aceA gene encoding isocitrate lyase, with translation MKTRTQQIEALQQEWTQSRWEGIRRPYSAEEVVKLRGSVNPECTLAQLGAAKIWRLLNGESKKGYVNSLGALTGGQALQQAKAGIEAVYLSGWQVAADANLAASMYPDQSLYPANSVPAVVERINNTFRRADQIQWSSGIEPGDPRYVDYFLPIVADAEAGFGGVLNAFELMKSMIEAGAAAVHFEDQLASVKKCGHMGGKVLVPTQEAVQKLVAARLAADVLGVPTLVVARTDADAADLITSDCDPYDSAFITGERTSEGFYRTHAGIEQAISRGLAYAPYADLVWCETSTPDLALARRFADAIHAKFPGKLLAYNCSPSFNWKKNLDDDTIARFQQELSDMGYKFQFITLAGIHSMWFNMFDLAHAYAQGEGMKHYVEKVQQPEFAAGKEGYTFVSHQQEVGTGYFDKVTTIIQGGASSVTALTGSTEEAQFGV, from the coding sequence ATGAAAACCCGTACCCAACAAATTGAAGCGCTGCAACAGGAATGGACACAATCTCGCTGGGAAGGCATTCGCCGCCCGTACAGCGCGGAAGAGGTGGTGAAGTTACGCGGCTCGGTCAACCCGGAGTGCACGCTGGCGCAGCTTGGCGCGGCCAAAATCTGGCGTCTGTTGAACGGTGAGTCGAAAAAGGGTTACGTGAACAGCCTTGGCGCATTAACCGGCGGGCAGGCGTTGCAGCAGGCGAAAGCGGGCATTGAGGCGGTCTATCTCTCCGGCTGGCAAGTAGCAGCGGACGCCAACCTTGCCGCCAGCATGTACCCGGATCAATCCCTCTACCCGGCGAACTCGGTGCCAGCGGTGGTTGAGCGCATCAATAACACCTTCCGCCGCGCGGATCAGATCCAGTGGTCGAGCGGCATTGAGCCTGGCGACCCGCGTTATGTCGACTATTTCCTGCCGATCGTTGCCGATGCGGAAGCGGGGTTTGGCGGCGTGCTTAACGCCTTTGAACTGATGAAATCGATGATCGAAGCCGGTGCAGCGGCGGTTCACTTCGAAGATCAGCTCGCCTCGGTGAAAAAGTGCGGCCATATGGGCGGTAAAGTGCTGGTTCCGACCCAGGAAGCGGTGCAAAAACTGGTTGCCGCGCGCCTGGCCGCCGATGTGCTTGGCGTACCGACCTTAGTGGTCGCGCGTACCGATGCGGATGCCGCCGACTTGATCACCTCTGACTGCGACCCCTATGACAGCGCCTTTATTACCGGAGAGCGCACCAGCGAAGGGTTCTACCGTACGCATGCCGGTATCGAGCAGGCGATCAGCCGTGGCCTCGCTTATGCTCCTTACGCTGATCTGGTGTGGTGTGAAACCTCGACGCCCGACCTGGCGCTGGCACGCCGCTTTGCTGATGCTATCCACGCGAAATTCCCCGGCAAGCTGCTGGCCTACAACTGCTCGCCCTCATTTAACTGGAAAAAGAACCTCGACGACGACACCATCGCGCGCTTCCAGCAGGAGCTGTCGGATATGGGCTACAAATTCCAGTTCATTACCCTCGCGGGTATTCACAGCATGTGGTTCAACATGTTCGACCTTGCGCACGCCTACGCGCAGGGCGAGGGGATGAAGCACTACGTTGAGAAGGTGCAGCAGCCGGAGTTTGCCGCCGGGAAAGAGGGCTACACCTTCGTCTCGCACCAGCAGGAGGTGGGCACCGGTTACTTCGACAAAGTGACCACCATTATTCAGGGCGGAGCCTCGTCGGTCACGGCATTAACCGGATCGACAGAAGAGGCGCAGTTCGGCGTCTAA
- the aceB gene encoding malate synthase A gives MTQQATTTEELAFTQPFGAQEKQILTPAAVEFLSDLVARFTPKRNQLLAARVHQQQEIDNGKLPGFISETASIRESDWTIRGIPDDLLDRRVEITGPVERKMVINALNANVKVFMADFEDSLAPNWGKVIDGQINLRDAVNGTISYTNEAGKIYQLKPDPAVLVCRVRGLHLPEKHVTWRGEAIPGSLFDFALYFFHNHKNLLAKGSGPYFYLPKTQAWQEAAWWSEVFSFTEDRFNLPRGTIKATLLIETLPAVFQMDEILHALRDHIVGLNCGRWDYIFSYIKTLKNYPDRVLPDRQVVTMDKPFLSAYSRLLIKTCHRRGAFAMGGMAAFIPSKDAERNNWVLNKVKADKQLEADNGHDGTWIAHPGLGDSVMEIFNAALGEHKNQLFVTRDEDAPIRAEELLAPCEGERTEEGMRANIRVAVQYIEAWITGNGCVPIYGLMEDAATAEISRTSIWQWIHHQKTLSNGKPVTKALFRQMLAEEMQVIQEELGEHRYSSGRFDDAARLMEQITTSDELIDFLTLPGYRLLA, from the coding sequence ATGACACAACAGGCGACCACAACTGAAGAACTGGCCTTTACGCAGCCCTTTGGCGCGCAGGAGAAGCAGATCCTGACGCCGGCGGCGGTAGAATTCCTGAGCGACCTGGTCGCGCGCTTCACGCCTAAACGCAATCAACTGCTGGCCGCGCGCGTCCATCAGCAGCAAGAGATTGATAACGGCAAGCTGCCAGGCTTCATTTCGGAAACCGCTTCCATCCGCGAAAGCGACTGGACGATCCGCGGTATTCCTGACGATCTTCTGGACCGTCGCGTAGAGATCACCGGGCCTGTTGAGCGCAAAATGGTCATCAACGCACTGAACGCAAACGTGAAAGTGTTCATGGCGGACTTTGAAGATTCGCTGGCGCCAAACTGGGGAAAAGTGATCGATGGGCAGATCAACCTGCGCGATGCGGTCAATGGCACTATCAGCTACACCAATGAAGCGGGAAAAATTTATCAGTTGAAGCCCGACCCGGCGGTACTGGTGTGCCGCGTGCGCGGCTTACACCTGCCGGAGAAACATGTCACCTGGCGCGGGGAGGCGATCCCAGGCAGCCTCTTCGACTTCGCGCTCTACTTCTTCCACAACCATAAAAACCTGTTGGCTAAAGGCAGCGGTCCCTACTTCTACCTGCCGAAAACTCAGGCCTGGCAAGAGGCCGCCTGGTGGAGCGAGGTCTTCAGCTTCACAGAAGATCGCTTCAACCTGCCGCGCGGCACCATCAAAGCAACGCTGTTGATTGAAACGCTGCCGGCTGTCTTCCAGATGGATGAGATCCTCCACGCGCTGCGTGACCATATTGTCGGGCTGAACTGCGGGCGCTGGGATTACATCTTCAGCTACATCAAAACCCTGAAAAACTACCCGGACCGCGTGCTGCCGGATCGCCAGGTGGTGACGATGGATAAACCCTTCCTCAGCGCCTACTCCCGTCTGCTGATCAAAACCTGCCATCGTCGCGGCGCGTTTGCCATGGGCGGCATGGCGGCATTCATCCCCAGCAAAGATGCCGAACGTAATAACTGGGTGCTGAACAAAGTGAAAGCTGACAAGCAGTTGGAAGCGGATAACGGACACGATGGCACGTGGATTGCGCACCCTGGCCTTGGCGATAGCGTGATGGAGATTTTCAACGCGGCGCTGGGCGAGCATAAAAACCAGCTCTTTGTCACCCGCGACGAGGATGCGCCGATCCGCGCCGAAGAGTTGCTGGCACCCTGCGAAGGGGAGCGCACCGAAGAGGGGATGCGCGCCAATATCCGCGTGGCGGTGCAGTACATCGAAGCGTGGATCACCGGCAACGGCTGCGTGCCCATTTACGGTCTGATGGAAGATGCCGCCACCGCGGAAATCTCCCGAACCTCTATCTGGCAGTGGATCCACCACCAGAAGACGCTGAGCAACGGCAAACCGGTGACCAAAGCGCTGTTCCGCCAGATGCTGGCTGAAGAGATGCAGGTCATTCAGGAAGAGCTGGGTGAGCACCGTTACAGCAGCGGGCGCTTCGACGATGCCGCACGGCTGATGGAGCAAATCACCACTTCCGATGAGCTGATTGATTTCTTAACCCTGCCGGGTTACCGCCTGCTGGCGTAA
- the metA gene encoding homoserine O-acetyltransferase MetA, with protein sequence MPIRVQDELPAVNLLRDENVFVMTTSRATVQEIRPLKVLILNLMPKKIETENQFLRLLSNSPLQVDVRLLRIDSRESRNTPAEHLNTFYCNFDEVCDENFDGLIVTGAPLGLVEFNDVAYWPQIEQVLAWAKDHVTSTLFVCWAVQAALNILYGIPKQTRSDKLSGVYEHHLLQPHALLTRGFDDYFLAPHSRYADFPAALIRDYTDLDILAETADGDAYLFASKDKRIAFVTGHPEYDPDTLASEYFRDVEAGLQPELPHNYFPQNDPQNKPRASWRSHGNLLFINWLNYYVYQITPYDLRHMNPTLD encoded by the coding sequence ATGCCGATTCGGGTGCAGGACGAGCTGCCGGCCGTCAATCTTCTCCGGGATGAAAACGTCTTTGTGATGACGACTTCACGCGCGACAGTGCAGGAAATTCGTCCCCTGAAGGTGCTTATCCTCAACCTGATGCCGAAAAAGATCGAGACGGAAAACCAGTTCCTGCGTTTACTCTCCAACTCCCCGCTGCAGGTTGATGTCCGCCTGCTGCGAATCGATTCACGCGAGTCGCGCAATACACCCGCTGAGCACCTCAACACCTTCTACTGTAATTTCGATGAAGTGTGCGACGAAAATTTCGATGGCCTGATTGTCACCGGCGCGCCGTTAGGCCTGGTCGAGTTTAACGATGTTGCCTACTGGCCGCAGATCGAGCAGGTGCTGGCATGGGCTAAAGATCACGTTACCTCTACACTTTTCGTCTGTTGGGCAGTACAGGCAGCACTCAATATCCTTTACGGCATTCCGAAACAGACCCGCAGCGATAAACTCTCCGGCGTCTACGAGCACCACCTCCTGCAGCCTCATGCCCTGCTGACGCGCGGCTTCGATGACTATTTCCTCGCGCCGCACTCGCGCTATGCTGATTTCCCCGCTGCGCTAATCCGTGATTACACCGATCTCGATATCCTGGCGGAAACGGCAGATGGCGATGCCTATCTCTTCGCCAGCAAAGATAAGCGCATCGCATTTGTCACCGGCCATCCGGAATACGATCCCGACACGCTGGCGAGCGAATATTTCCGTGATGTGGAAGCGGGCCTGCAACCTGAACTGCCGCACAACTATTTCCCACAAAACGATCCGCAAAACAAACCGCGCGCTTCCTGGCGCAGCCACGGTAATTTGCTGTTCATCAACTGGCTCAACTACTACGTCTACCAGATCACGCCATACGATCTGCGTCATATGAATCCGACGCTGGATTAA
- a CDS encoding YjaA family stress response protein: protein MVTLYVQLYKNRMIVRNLATQQQVSGHQPFSNQRIIVADFFLAEKLLRDLILKVAPRSFWHALPGAGKLAILAHALEMNEGGLSAVEERAIMEMTFGAAYGRCRAPYVIANPAPLSDPQVLDALQQAKKPKPPGNNNPTIIS from the coding sequence ATGGTCACGCTTTACGTTCAGCTGTATAAAAACCGCATGATTGTGCGCAATCTCGCCACTCAGCAGCAGGTTTCCGGCCACCAGCCCTTTAGCAACCAGCGCATCATTGTTGCCGACTTCTTTCTTGCAGAGAAACTGCTCCGGGATCTGATCCTGAAAGTCGCCCCCCGCTCTTTCTGGCATGCTCTGCCCGGAGCCGGTAAGCTGGCCATTCTCGCCCATGCGCTGGAGATGAACGAAGGCGGTTTATCGGCGGTAGAGGAGCGTGCCATCATGGAAATGACTTTCGGTGCAGCATATGGCCGGTGCCGCGCGCCTTATGTCATCGCCAATCCCGCCCCACTTAGCGATCCGCAGGTTTTAGACGCGCTGCAGCAGGCTAAAAAGCCAAAACCGCCGGGCAATAACAATCCCACTATCATCAGTTAA